Proteins encoded by one window of Sediminicoccus rosea:
- a CDS encoding L-threonylcarbamoyladenylate synthase — MTALLDDPLDAAALLRAGALVAFATETVYGLGADARNGQAVAGIFEAKGRPHFNPLICHFAEAEAAWAEVRADDRARALAAAFWPGPLTLVLPRRADCRIDLLAGAGLDTLAVRVPAHAGALALLRATATPIAAPSANRSGRVSPTTSAHVMEELSGRIAAVLEGGECAVGVESTVLDLAGGGAALLRPGGVPVEAIEAVIGPVGRPLPRHAGPQPTLRSPGMLLSHYAPTLPLRLDAREVSADEALLAFGPPLPGAAVTYQLSAGRDLREAAARLFAGLRALDRPGLRGIAAMPVPGDGLGPAIRDRLARAAEPRE, encoded by the coding sequence ATGACCGCGCTGCTTGACGACCCGCTGGATGCGGCGGCGCTGCTGCGCGCGGGCGCGCTCGTCGCCTTCGCGACGGAGACGGTCTATGGCCTCGGCGCGGATGCGCGGAACGGCCAGGCGGTGGCCGGCATCTTCGAGGCGAAGGGCCGCCCGCATTTCAACCCGCTGATCTGCCACTTCGCCGAGGCCGAGGCCGCCTGGGCCGAGGTGCGGGCCGATGACCGGGCCCGCGCGCTCGCCGCCGCCTTCTGGCCGGGGCCGTTGACGCTGGTGCTGCCGCGCCGGGCCGATTGCCGGATCGACCTCCTGGCTGGCGCCGGGCTGGACACGCTGGCCGTGCGCGTGCCGGCGCATGCGGGCGCGTTGGCCCTGCTGCGGGCCACGGCCACGCCCATCGCCGCGCCCTCGGCCAATCGCTCGGGGCGCGTCAGTCCGACCACCTCCGCCCATGTCATGGAGGAATTGTCCGGCCGGATCGCAGCGGTGCTGGAGGGGGGCGAATGCGCGGTGGGCGTGGAATCCACCGTGCTGGATCTGGCTGGGGGCGGCGCGGCGCTGCTGCGGCCGGGTGGCGTGCCGGTGGAGGCGATCGAGGCGGTGATCGGCCCGGTCGGGCGGCCGCTGCCGCGGCATGCCGGGCCGCAGCCGACGCTGCGGAGCCCGGGCATGCTGCTCTCCCACTACGCGCCCACGCTGCCGCTGCGTCTCGATGCGCGCGAGGTATCGGCGGATGAGGCGCTGCTGGCCTTTGGCCCGCCCTTGCCCGGTGCGGCGGTGACCTACCAGTTGTCAGCGGGCCGGGACCTGCGCGAGGCGGCCGCCCGACTCTTCGCCGGGCTGCGCGCGCTGGACCGGCCGGGGCTCAGGGGCATCGCGGCCATGCCTGTACCGGGGGACGGGCTGGGGCCGGCCATCCGCGACCGGTTGGCCCGCGCGGCGGAGCCGCGGGAGTAA
- the cysQ gene encoding 3'(2'),5'-bisphosphate nucleotidase CysQ: MTHAELLELAVRLARAAGDAIEAVRRAGFAIERKGDASPVTAADRLAEGIITEGLRGAMPEIPVVAEEAFAAGEVPEVGDRFWLVDPLDGTREFAAGRDEYVTCIALIEAGRPVLGVLGAPGRSSVYAGIVGEGAWAEEAGARRAIQARRPPAEGLHVLDSRSHRDAAATEAFCRDWPVRETTRMGSALKFAWIAEGRADLMPRLASGIMEWDTAAGQAVLEAAGGRVVDAAGQPLRYGKPGFRNPGFVAWGAA; encoded by the coding sequence ATGACCCACGCCGAACTCCTGGAGCTGGCCGTGCGCCTCGCGCGCGCGGCGGGCGATGCGATCGAGGCGGTGCGCCGGGCCGGCTTCGCCATCGAGCGCAAGGGCGATGCCAGCCCCGTCACCGCCGCCGACCGCCTGGCCGAGGGCATCATCACCGAGGGGCTGCGCGGCGCCATGCCTGAGATCCCGGTGGTGGCCGAGGAAGCCTTCGCGGCCGGCGAGGTGCCGGAGGTGGGCGATCGGTTCTGGCTGGTGGACCCGCTGGACGGCACCCGCGAATTCGCCGCCGGACGCGACGAATACGTGACCTGCATCGCGCTGATCGAGGCCGGGCGGCCCGTGCTGGGCGTGCTGGGCGCGCCGGGGCGGAGCAGCGTTTACGCCGGCATCGTGGGCGAGGGCGCCTGGGCCGAGGAAGCGGGCGCGCGCCGTGCGATCCAGGCGCGCCGGCCCCCGGCCGAGGGGCTGCACGTGCTCGACAGCCGCTCCCACCGCGACGCCGCGGCGACCGAGGCCTTCTGCCGCGACTGGCCGGTGCGCGAGACGACACGCATGGGTTCCGCGCTGAAATTCGCCTGGATCGCGGAGGGCCGGGCCGATCTGATGCCGCGCCTCGCCTCCGGCATCATGGAATGGGACACGGCGGCCGGGCAGGCGGTGCTGGAGGCGGCGGGTGGCCGCGTGGTGGATGCGGCGGGCCAGCCGCTGCGCTACGGCAAGCCCGGCTTCCGTAATCCGGGCTTCGTCGCCTGGGGCGCGGCATGA
- a CDS encoding leucyl aminopeptidase, with protein MLDIAFAKPALPKAGALVLPIAEGAALSGLAATLDAAMEGGLARALEAAGFKGKKGQSATLWAPHGGITKLVALGLGESPDAEKLGGSLVPLVSGEAAAMVAADGLSAEQAASLAMGAALRAYRFDRYRTTEKAEDKPKLAKLTIGTGEAAAAKTAFAPMKAVVEGVFLTRDLVSEPGNILHPAEFADRLKGLEKLGLGIEVLGPKEMKKLGFGALLGVAQGSINEPRMVVMKWNGSGKRKMDKPLCFIGKGVTFDTGGISIKPAGGMEDMKWDMAGAGTVAGLMAALAGRKAKADVIGIVGLVENMPGHNAQRPGDVVTSASGQTIEVINTDAEGRLVLADVIHYAIQKFDPAFMVDLATLTGAIIVALGHEHAGLFANDEELAARIIAAGNAVGEAAWRMPLGDAYDKQIKSDIADMKNVGGGRAGGSITAACFIQRFVQGKPWAHLDIAGTAWSSKDSPTIPKGATAYGVRMLDRLVAEHYEG; from the coding sequence ATGCTCGACATCGCCTTCGCCAAGCCCGCGCTGCCGAAAGCCGGCGCGCTCGTCCTGCCCATCGCCGAGGGGGCGGCCCTCAGCGGCCTCGCCGCCACGCTGGATGCGGCGATGGAGGGCGGCCTTGCCCGCGCGCTGGAGGCGGCGGGCTTCAAGGGCAAGAAGGGCCAGTCCGCCACGCTCTGGGCGCCGCATGGCGGCATCACCAAGCTTGTGGCGCTCGGCCTGGGCGAGAGCCCGGATGCCGAGAAGCTCGGCGGCAGCCTCGTGCCCCTCGTCTCGGGCGAGGCGGCGGCGATGGTGGCGGCCGATGGCCTCAGCGCCGAGCAGGCGGCGAGCCTCGCCATGGGTGCGGCGCTGCGCGCCTATCGCTTCGACCGCTACCGCACGACCGAGAAGGCCGAGGACAAGCCGAAGCTCGCCAAGCTCACCATCGGGACCGGCGAGGCGGCCGCCGCGAAGACGGCCTTCGCGCCGATGAAGGCCGTGGTGGAGGGCGTCTTCCTCACGCGCGACCTGGTCTCTGAGCCCGGCAACATTCTCCACCCCGCGGAATTCGCCGATCGCCTGAAGGGGCTCGAGAAGCTCGGCCTCGGCATCGAAGTGCTGGGCCCGAAGGAGATGAAGAAGCTCGGCTTCGGCGCGCTGCTGGGCGTGGCCCAGGGCTCCATCAACGAGCCGCGCATGGTGGTGATGAAGTGGAACGGCTCCGGCAAGCGGAAGATGGACAAGCCGCTCTGCTTCATCGGCAAGGGCGTCACCTTCGACACGGGCGGTATCTCCATCAAGCCCGCCGGCGGCATGGAGGACATGAAGTGGGACATGGCCGGCGCGGGCACCGTCGCCGGGCTGATGGCCGCCCTTGCCGGACGGAAGGCGAAGGCGGATGTGATCGGCATCGTCGGCCTCGTCGAGAACATGCCGGGCCACAACGCGCAGCGCCCGGGTGACGTGGTGACCAGCGCCTCGGGCCAGACCATCGAGGTCATCAACACCGACGCCGAGGGCCGCCTCGTCCTCGCCGACGTGATCCATTACGCGATCCAGAAGTTCGACCCGGCCTTCATGGTGGACCTCGCCACGCTGACCGGCGCCATCATCGTGGCGCTGGGCCATGAGCATGCGGGCCTGTTCGCGAATGACGAGGAACTGGCGGCGCGCATCATCGCCGCCGGCAATGCGGTGGGCGAGGCCGCCTGGCGCATGCCGCTGGGCGATGCCTATGACAAGCAGATCAAGTCCGACATCGCCGACATGAAGAATGTGGGCGGCGGCCGCGCCGGCGGCTCGATCACGGCGGCCTGCTTCATCCAGCGCTTCGTGCAGGGCAAGCCCTGGGCGCATCTCGACATCGCCGGCACGGCCTGGAGCAGCAAGGACAGCCCGACCATCCCGAAGGGCGCCACCGCCTATGGCGTGCGCATGCTCGATCGCCTGGTGGCGGAGCATTACGAAGGCTGA
- a CDS encoding leucyl aminopeptidase family protein — MLKIRRAPSRGALRLRPVPEGDHPSGFRGRPGEVLQFSPEERWVGAGSASSPHEWERVGAACIAAAGETARVALDARGLSAPCAVSLATGALLRAWRFDRLRAARRPRRIELLVDDPSLLDEPWARAEAALAGAAFARELVAEPGNHLTPGAFAKRLRALRKEGLEVAVLGRKALRRLGAGGLLAVGQGSAHPPRMVLLRWKGGFKAPPVAFIGKGICFDTGGISIKGAAGMEAMRADMAGAAACAGAMLALARRRSPCPAVAVLAIAENATSGMAYRPGDVLQMMSGRTVEVVDTDAEGRLVLADALHLAARRFRPQALLDLATLTGSVVTALGHHRAGLFGNDAALGAAVTAAGEVVGERLWPLPIGERHREDLKSDIADLKQCVPAGRGPQPDASHAAAFLREFVGALPWAHLDIAGVDLAETAECLAAKGTPTGFGVRLLDALVERHFEDPHRL, encoded by the coding sequence GTGCTGAAGATCCGGCGCGCGCCCTCACGCGGGGCGCTGCGGCTGCGCCCGGTCCCGGAGGGTGATCACCCTTCGGGCTTCCGCGGCCGGCCGGGCGAGGTTCTGCAGTTCTCTCCCGAGGAACGCTGGGTCGGCGCTGGCAGCGCCTCCTCCCCGCATGAATGGGAACGCGTCGGCGCCGCCTGCATCGCGGCGGCCGGCGAGACGGCGCGCGTGGCGCTGGATGCGCGGGGACTCTCCGCGCCCTGCGCCGTCTCACTGGCGACGGGCGCCCTGCTGCGCGCCTGGCGCTTCGACCGACTGAGGGCAGCGAGGCGGCCACGCCGGATCGAGCTGCTGGTGGATGACCCATCGCTCCTGGACGAGCCCTGGGCCCGCGCCGAGGCGGCGCTGGCCGGTGCGGCCTTCGCGCGCGAACTGGTGGCGGAGCCCGGCAACCACCTGACACCGGGCGCCTTCGCCAAGCGCCTCCGCGCGCTGCGGAAGGAGGGGCTGGAGGTCGCGGTGCTCGGCCGCAAGGCGCTGCGGCGGCTGGGTGCCGGTGGGCTGCTCGCCGTGGGCCAGGGCAGCGCGCATCCGCCGCGCATGGTCCTGCTGCGCTGGAAGGGCGGCTTCAAGGCGCCGCCCGTCGCCTTCATCGGCAAGGGCATCTGCTTCGACACGGGCGGCATCTCCATCAAGGGTGCCGCGGGCATGGAGGCGATGCGCGCCGACATGGCCGGGGCGGCCGCCTGCGCGGGCGCGATGCTGGCCCTCGCCCGCCGCCGCTCCCCCTGCCCCGCCGTCGCCGTGCTCGCCATCGCGGAGAATGCGACGAGCGGCATGGCCTACCGCCCGGGCGACGTGCTGCAGATGATGAGCGGCCGCACCGTGGAAGTCGTGGACACGGATGCCGAGGGCCGCCTGGTGCTGGCCGATGCGCTGCACCTTGCCGCGCGCCGCTTCCGCCCGCAGGCGCTGCTCGACCTTGCCACGCTCACCGGCAGCGTGGTGACGGCGCTGGGCCATCATCGCGCCGGGCTCTTCGGCAATGACGCGGCGCTGGGCGCCGCGGTCACGGCGGCGGGCGAGGTGGTGGGCGAACGCCTCTGGCCCCTGCCCATCGGCGAGCGCCACCGCGAGGATCTGAAGAGCGACATCGCCGACCTCAAGCAATGCGTGCCGGCCGGGCGCGGGCCGCAGCCCGATGCCTCGCACGCCGCGGCCTTCCTGCGCGAATTCGTGGGCGCATTGCCGTGGGCGCATCTGGACATCGCGGGCGTCGACCTGGCGGAGACGGCGGAATGCCTGGCAGCGAAGGGCACGCCCACAGGCTTCGGCGTGCGCCTGCTGGACGCGCTGGTCGAGCGCCACTTCGAGGACCCGCATCGGCTATGA
- a CDS encoding NADPH:quinone reductase — MMQAIWYEATGPARAVLVHGEMPRPEPAPGEVLVRVHASGVNPSDCKARGGSRPMSAPRVIPHSDGAGVIAAVGAGVDATRVGQRVWLWNGQWKRPFGTAAEYIALPAAQAVPLPENVSFAEGACLGIPALTALRAVMVDGGVIGQSVLVAGGAGAVGHYAIQFARRLGAKQVIATVSSAAKAAHAMAAGADAVINYRAEDVAARVQELTGGRGVDRVIEVDLAANAALLPRIVKQDGLCVTYGSGAAEITLGFFPMILCGAAIRFFIVYELSAEARAECEAVLDKLLRDGGLQHAIAATMPLAQCAAAHDKVMDGTAMGNIVLTVP; from the coding sequence ATGATGCAGGCCATCTGGTATGAGGCGACGGGCCCCGCGCGCGCGGTGCTGGTGCATGGCGAGATGCCGCGCCCCGAGCCGGCGCCGGGCGAGGTGCTGGTGCGCGTCCATGCCTCCGGCGTGAACCCTTCGGATTGCAAGGCGCGCGGCGGCTCTCGCCCCATGTCGGCACCGCGCGTCATCCCGCACAGCGACGGCGCGGGCGTGATCGCCGCCGTGGGCGCGGGCGTGGATGCGACCCGTGTGGGTCAGCGCGTCTGGCTCTGGAACGGGCAGTGGAAGCGGCCCTTCGGCACCGCGGCGGAATACATCGCGCTCCCCGCCGCCCAGGCCGTGCCCCTGCCGGAGAATGTGAGCTTCGCCGAGGGCGCCTGCCTCGGCATCCCGGCGCTGACGGCGCTGCGCGCCGTGATGGTGGATGGCGGCGTGATCGGCCAGTCCGTGCTGGTCGCGGGCGGTGCCGGCGCCGTCGGCCATTACGCGATCCAGTTCGCGAGGCGGCTGGGGGCGAAGCAGGTGATCGCGACCGTGAGCTCCGCCGCCAAGGCCGCGCATGCGATGGCGGCCGGCGCCGATGCCGTGATCAACTACCGCGCCGAGGATGTCGCCGCGCGTGTCCAGGAACTGACGGGCGGGCGCGGCGTGGACCGCGTGATCGAGGTGGACCTCGCCGCAAATGCCGCGCTGCTGCCGCGCATCGTGAAGCAGGACGGCCTCTGCGTGACCTACGGCTCGGGCGCGGCCGAGATCACGCTCGGCTTCTTCCCGATGATCCTCTGCGGTGCGGCGATCCGTTTCTTCATCGTCTATGAGTTGAGCGCCGAGGCGCGGGCGGAATGCGAGGCGGTGCTGGACAAGCTGCTGCGCGATGGCGGGCTGCAGCACGCCATCGCCGCGACCATGCCGCTCGCCCAATGCGCCGCCGCACATGACAAGGTGATGGATGGCACGGCGATGGGAAACATCGTGCTCACGGTGCCATGA
- a CDS encoding DNA polymerase III subunit chi, producing the protein MTEIGFYHLTRSTLEQALPRLLGRVLALQQRALVLCASEERLKSLDDALWTCPEPDWLPHGTRDGAVQPIFLTLADAPPPNGAQHLFLTEGSESVHLPLYARAFDLFDGGDENAVAAARRRWSAAKAAGHALTYWQQGERGWEKKA; encoded by the coding sequence ATGACCGAGATCGGCTTCTACCACCTCACGCGCAGCACGCTGGAGCAGGCCCTGCCGCGCCTGCTCGGCCGTGTGCTCGCCTTGCAGCAGCGCGCCCTGGTGCTCTGCGCCAGCGAGGAACGGTTGAAGTCGCTCGACGACGCGCTCTGGACCTGCCCGGAGCCCGACTGGCTGCCGCATGGCACGCGGGACGGCGCGGTGCAGCCCATCTTCCTGACGCTGGCCGATGCGCCACCGCCCAATGGCGCGCAGCACCTGTTCCTGACCGAAGGCAGCGAGAGCGTGCATCTGCCGCTCTATGCCCGCGCCTTCGACCTGTTCGACGGCGGAGACGAGAACGCCGTGGCCGCCGCGCGCCGCCGCTGGAGCGCGGCGAAGGCGGCGGGGCACGCGCTCACCTATTGGCAGCAGGGCGAGCGCGGCTGGGAGAAGAAGGCGTAG
- a CDS encoding Bug family tripartite tricarboxylate transporter substrate binding protein: protein MHRRLLIASILAAPAIARAQTQPLRLIVPAPPGGSTDILARILIERAGAALGQAIVVDNRGGAGGIIGTEAAARAAADGNTIILGHNQTHASNQWMARNLPYNVIESFTPVARLATVHHATVVPANSHARNMAGLIEMGRGGRRVSYASSQAGSASHVIAETFVRRSGMDAVHVPYRGGGPATQDTVAGVVDFYVSTWPGVVSLVREGRLRALSIGATQRVPGFPDLPTTAEAGVPFMAVDAWFGLFAPRGVDAARVTRLSEAFLAALAQPETAERATQAGLNAAPMGPAAFAEFQQAEVRRWQDMATLTGIVME, encoded by the coding sequence ATGCACCGCCGTCTCCTGATCGCCAGCATCCTGGCTGCCCCCGCCATTGCGCGCGCGCAGACCCAGCCCTTGCGCCTGATCGTCCCCGCCCCGCCGGGTGGCAGCACCGACATCCTGGCCCGCATCCTCATCGAGCGTGCGGGCGCTGCGCTGGGGCAGGCCATCGTCGTGGACAATCGCGGCGGCGCGGGCGGCATCATCGGCACCGAGGCGGCGGCGCGCGCCGCGGCGGATGGCAACACCATCATCCTCGGCCACAACCAGACGCATGCCTCCAACCAATGGATGGCGCGCAACCTGCCCTACAATGTGATCGAGAGCTTCACACCCGTGGCGCGGCTCGCCACCGTGCACCACGCGACGGTGGTGCCGGCCAATTCGCACGCCCGCAACATGGCCGGGCTGATCGAAATGGGGCGCGGCGGGCGGCGCGTCTCCTACGCCTCATCCCAGGCGGGCTCGGCCAGCCATGTGATCGCGGAGACCTTCGTGCGGCGCTCGGGCATGGATGCGGTGCATGTGCCCTATCGCGGCGGCGGCCCCGCCACGCAGGACACGGTGGCGGGCGTCGTGGATTTCTATGTCTCGACCTGGCCCGGCGTGGTCTCGCTGGTGCGCGAGGGGCGGCTGCGCGCGCTCTCCATCGGCGCGACGCAGCGCGTGCCGGGCTTCCCGGACCTGCCGACGACGGCCGAGGCCGGCGTGCCCTTCATGGCGGTGGATGCCTGGTTCGGCCTCTTCGCGCCGCGCGGAGTGGATGCGGCGCGCGTCACGCGCCTCTCCGAGGCCTTCCTGGCCGCATTGGCCCAGCCCGAGACGGCCGAGCGCGCGACGCAGGCCGGGCTGAACGCGGCGCCCATGGGCCCGGCCGCCTTCGCCGAATTCCAGCAGGCCGAGGTGCGCCGCTGGCAGGACATGGCGACGCTGACCGGAATCGTGATGGAGTAG
- the cysG gene encoding siroheme synthase CysG, translated as MRHFPAFLDLQGRIVLLLGAGEALEAKAALLRAAGAEAREATRFDPALLEGCALAVAAGAPEEDLAALHRACLARGIPVNVVDRPEFCSFITPAIITREGITIGVSTGGAAPVLARLIRQKIEAVLPPLLGRVAALGATFQAAVRARIPSLPARRAFLERALTGTPADLALGGRQAEAEAAFARLLEQAEAAPRGFVQLVGAGPGAADLLTLRALRALGEADVIVHDRLVSEEVLDLARRDARRIFVGKKRALHCVPQEGINTLLVELAREGLRVVRLKGGDPFIFGRGGEEAQALAEAGIPFEVVPGVTAALGCAAQAGIPLTHRDAARMLTFVTGHTREGRLDLDFAALARPGQTLAIYMGLTTLPQLRDGLAREGFDPGTPAALIERGGSPRQRELRGTLTEIVARAPGWAGDGPVLLLLGEAVAHGALPARAEAAFA; from the coding sequence ATGCGCCACTTCCCCGCTTTCCTCGACCTGCAGGGGCGCATCGTCCTGTTGCTCGGCGCCGGCGAGGCGCTGGAGGCCAAGGCTGCGCTGCTGCGTGCCGCCGGTGCGGAAGCGCGCGAGGCCACGCGTTTTGATCCGGCCCTGCTGGAGGGCTGCGCGCTGGCCGTGGCGGCCGGCGCGCCGGAGGAGGATCTCGCTGCGCTGCACCGCGCCTGCCTCGCGCGCGGGATTCCCGTGAACGTCGTGGACCGGCCGGAATTCTGCTCCTTCATCACGCCCGCCATCATCACGCGGGAGGGGATCACCATCGGCGTCTCGACCGGTGGCGCGGCCCCGGTTCTGGCGCGGCTGATCCGCCAGAAGATCGAGGCGGTGCTGCCGCCCCTGCTCGGGCGCGTTGCGGCGCTTGGCGCGACGTTCCAGGCGGCCGTGCGCGCCCGCATCCCGAGCCTGCCCGCGCGCCGCGCCTTCCTGGAACGCGCGCTGACCGGCACCCCGGCCGATCTCGCGCTGGGCGGCCGGCAGGCGGAGGCGGAGGCCGCCTTCGCCCGGCTGCTGGAGCAGGCCGAGGCCGCGCCGCGCGGCTTCGTGCAGCTCGTCGGCGCCGGGCCGGGTGCCGCGGACCTGCTGACGCTGCGCGCGTTGCGCGCGCTGGGCGAGGCGGATGTGATCGTGCATGACCGGCTGGTGAGCGAGGAGGTGCTCGACCTTGCGCGACGCGACGCGCGGCGCATCTTCGTCGGCAAGAAGCGCGCGCTGCATTGCGTGCCCCAGGAGGGCATCAACACGCTCCTCGTCGAGCTGGCACGCGAGGGGCTGCGCGTGGTGCGCCTCAAGGGCGGCGATCCCTTCATCTTCGGCCGTGGCGGGGAGGAGGCGCAGGCGCTGGCCGAGGCCGGGATTCCCTTCGAGGTGGTGCCCGGCGTCACCGCCGCGCTGGGTTGCGCCGCCCAGGCCGGCATCCCGCTCACGCATCGGGACGCCGCCCGCATGCTCACCTTCGTCACCGGCCATACGCGCGAGGGGCGGCTTGACCTGGACTTCGCGGCGCTGGCCCGGCCGGGGCAGACGCTCGCCATCTACATGGGCCTTACCACCCTGCCGCAACTGCGCGACGGGTTGGCGCGCGAGGGCTTCGACCCTGGCACGCCCGCCGCGCTGATCGAGCGCGGCGGCTCGCCCCGCCAGCGGGAATTGCGCGGCACGCTGACCGAGATCGTGGCGCGCGCGCCTGGCTGGGCGGGGGATGGCCCGGTGCTGCTGCTGCTGGGCGAGGCGGTGGCGCATGGCGCGCTGCCGGCCCGCGCGGAAGCCGCCTTCGCCTGA
- a CDS encoding nitrate reductase produces the protein MDGSLLAATRTTCPYCGVGCGVLAGADGSVRGDPAHPANQGRLCSKGAALGETTGLEGRLLHPMVDGKRASWDAALDAAAEGFRRALAQHGPEGVALYVSGQLLTEDYYAANKLAKGFLGTGNIDSNSRLCMASAVAGHRRAFGEDLVPGVYADLEQADLVILVGSNLAWCHPVLHQRILAARAIRPQMRLVVVDPRRTASCEAADLHLALRPGSDVALFAGLLAHLGRAGFALPEGLGQVLDVPALTGLAPAQLATFHHWFTTTERVVTLWSQGTNQSSSGTDKANAIINCHLVTGRIGRPGMGPFSVTGQPNAMGGREVGALANMLAGHLDAERPEEVAALRDFWQAPNLALKPGLKAVDLFRAAEEGRIGAMWVMATNPAVSLPDSAQVRRALARIPTLILSDCHAGSDTAQHAQILLPALGWGEKDGTVTNSERVISRQRGFLPAPGEARADWWIIAQVARRLGWGAHFAWPNAAAIFREHAAVTELARPAPRVFDLGGLADLSDAGYDALPPTQWPVPRQGPRGGRITPPVQRLVVTPFRRPAHQGGMILLTGRLRDQWHTMTRTGRVPRLMQHAHEPVLTVNPADAADLAEGGLVRVASAWGEAVLRLALDAATPRGACFAPMHWTDQLSPCGRINAAVTPATDPVSGQPELKHTPVTLTPFAATWHGVLLARRPLGAALADWCALAPAAEGVFRHEMAGQDAIPFARLAEALGEGPPTIALHAEATGEHRAAWLRDGHLIAVLFLGPNHVLPPREWLISLFAEARIGSAARHALLAGMLPDGPPPSPTLCACHGVSATTIRAAIEAGAGDVAAIGAATCAGTGCGSCKPELAALLALAPA, from the coding sequence ATGGACGGCTCCCTCCTCGCCGCCACGCGCACCACCTGCCCCTATTGCGGTGTCGGCTGCGGCGTGCTCGCCGGGGCTGATGGGAGTGTCCGCGGCGATCCGGCGCACCCCGCCAACCAGGGCCGCCTGTGCAGCAAGGGTGCCGCGCTGGGCGAGACCACCGGTCTCGAAGGCCGGCTGCTGCACCCGATGGTGGACGGCAAGCGGGCCAGCTGGGACGCCGCGCTGGATGCCGCGGCCGAGGGCTTCCGCCGCGCCCTCGCGCAGCACGGGCCGGAGGGCGTGGCGCTCTACGTTTCCGGCCAGCTCCTGACCGAGGACTATTACGCCGCCAACAAGCTCGCGAAGGGCTTCCTCGGCACCGGCAACATCGACAGCAATTCCCGCCTCTGCATGGCGAGCGCCGTCGCCGGCCACAGGCGCGCCTTCGGCGAGGACCTCGTGCCCGGCGTCTATGCCGATCTGGAGCAGGCGGACCTCGTCATCCTGGTCGGCAGCAACCTTGCCTGGTGCCATCCCGTCCTGCACCAGCGCATTCTTGCCGCGCGCGCGATCCGCCCGCAGATGCGCCTCGTCGTCGTGGACCCGCGCCGCACCGCGAGCTGCGAGGCGGCGGATCTGCACCTCGCGCTGCGGCCGGGCAGTGATGTCGCGCTCTTCGCCGGGTTGCTCGCGCATCTCGGCCGTGCCGGTTTCGCCCTGCCGGAGGGCCTTGGCCAGGTGCTCGACGTGCCCGCGCTGACCGGCCTCGCCCCCGCGCAGCTCGCCACCTTCCACCATTGGTTCACGACGACCGAGCGCGTGGTGACGCTCTGGAGCCAGGGCACCAACCAGTCGAGCAGCGGCACCGACAAGGCCAATGCCATCATCAACTGCCACCTCGTCACCGGCCGCATCGGCCGGCCGGGCATGGGGCCGTTCAGCGTGACCGGCCAGCCCAATGCGATGGGCGGGCGCGAAGTGGGGGCACTCGCCAACATGCTGGCCGGGCATCTCGATGCCGAAAGGCCGGAGGAGGTGGCGGCGCTGCGTGACTTCTGGCAGGCGCCGAACCTGGCCCTGAAGCCGGGCCTCAAGGCGGTGGACCTATTCCGCGCGGCGGAGGAGGGGCGCATCGGCGCGATGTGGGTGATGGCGACCAACCCTGCCGTCTCCCTGCCGGACTCCGCCCAGGTGCGGCGCGCGCTGGCGCGCATCCCCACCCTCATCCTCTCCGATTGCCATGCGGGCAGCGACACCGCGCAGCACGCGCAGATCCTGCTGCCCGCGCTGGGCTGGGGCGAGAAGGACGGCACCGTCACCAATAGCGAGCGCGTGATCAGCCGCCAGCGCGGCTTCCTGCCCGCCCCGGGCGAGGCGCGGGCCGATTGGTGGATCATCGCGCAGGTCGCCCGGCGCCTCGGCTGGGGCGCGCATTTCGCCTGGCCCAATGCGGCCGCGATCTTCCGCGAGCATGCGGCGGTGACGGAACTCGCCCGCCCCGCGCCGCGCGTCTTCGACCTCGGTGGCCTCGCCGACCTCAGCGACGCCGGATATGACGCCCTGCCGCCGACGCAATGGCCCGTGCCGCGCCAGGGGCCGCGCGGCGGCCGCATCACGCCGCCGGTGCAGCGCCTGGTGGTGACGCCCTTCCGCCGACCCGCGCATCAGGGCGGCATGATCCTGCTGACCGGCCGCCTGCGGGACCAGTGGCACACCATGACGCGCACCGGCCGCGTGCCGCGCCTGATGCAGCACGCGCATGAGCCGGTGCTGACCGTGAATCCCGCCGATGCCGCGGACCTCGCCGAAGGCGGCCTCGTGCGTGTGGCGAGCGCGTGGGGCGAGGCGGTGCTCCGCCTCGCGCTGGATGCGGCGACGCCGCGCGGCGCCTGCTTCGCGCCCATGCACTGGACCGACCAGCTCTCGCCGTGCGGCCGCATCAACGCGGCCGTCACCCCCGCGACCGATCCGGTGAGCGGCCAGCCCGAGCTGAAGCACACGCCCGTCACGCTCACGCCCTTCGCGGCTACCTGGCACGGCGTGCTGCTGGCCCGCCGGCCGCTCGGCGCAGCGCTTGCCGATTGGTGCGCCCTCGCTCCCGCGGCCGAGGGCGTATTCCGGCACGAGATGGCGGGGCAGGATGCCATCCCCTTCGCGCGGCTGGCCGAGGCGCTGGGCGAGGGGCCGCCCACCATCGCGCTCCACGCCGAGGCGACGGGCGAGCATCGCGCCGCCTGGCTGCGCGATGGTCATCTCATCGCCGTGCTGTTCCTCGGCCCCAACCATGTGCTGCCGCCGCGCGAATGGCTGATCTCCCTCTTCGCCGAGGCGCGGATCGGCAGTGCGGCGCGGCACGCGCTGCTGGCCGGCATGCTGCCCGATGGTCCGCCGCCCTCGCCCACGCTCTGCGCCTGCCACGGGGTGAGTGCGACCACCATCCGCGCCGCGATCGAGGCGGGTGCGGGCGATGTGGCGGCGATCGGTGCGGCCACCTGCGCCGGCACGGGCTGCGGCAGCTGCAAGCCGGAGCTCGCGGCCCTGCTGGCGTTGGCGCCCGCCTGA